The Rhipicephalus sanguineus isolate Rsan-2018 chromosome 7, BIME_Rsan_1.4, whole genome shotgun sequence genome includes a window with the following:
- the LOC125759110 gene encoding uncharacterized protein LOC125759110, which translates to MGSRPPAFDDAGRAQVSAEIDRLVEVGVLSPVSLAEWATPVVPVAKKNGDIRLRGDFKLTVNPATRTEQYPLPKIEDIFATLAGGEVFSTLDLRNAYNQLPLDDDAKKIAVLNTHKGLFCYNRLAFAIASAPALFQRRIEAVLQGLPGVKVYLDDIIVAEKAQNTTLLHQVLERLRANGLTLNKEKCRFREKEVVFLGHLIDARGLHPLQDNLEAVLAAPPPTSNVSDHTSKDCTLQQVKNWILQGWPKCLGAEEQQYQPYFARRTTPTQEEQSPAERLLGFQPRTRLSNFFAKEKGRRRLAVNGVPSPEKKEYAPGMQVWSRQYGQPGQRWLPGTVTTVEGKRLLTVNTPTGVQRRHLDQVRARASSTPVKEEPFETPVTLEHSSPEGPLSSAGDQTTSSDALHAGQSVPGEPASGGDIEPAVSGPTEPIQVRRSTRARKPLDRF; encoded by the exons ATGGGATCTCGACCCCCGGCCTTCGACGACGCT GGTAGAGCGCAAGTATCTGCCGAAATCGACCGACTGGTGGAAGTGGGAGTTCTATCCCCAGTGAGCCTGGCTGAATGGGCAACGCCAGTAGTGCCGGTGGCAAAGAAAAACGGGGACATCCGGCTGCGTGGAGACTTTAAGCTGACGGTCAATCCAGCGACAAGAACAGAACAGTACCCGCTTCCGAAGATCGAAGACATCTTTGCAACGCTAGCGGGGGGCGAGGTGTTTAGCACGCTCGACTTACGGAACGCATACAACCAACTTCCCCTGGATGATGATGCCAAAAAGATAGCGGTGCTGAATACGCACAAGGGCCTCTTCTGCTACAACCGCTTGGCTTTTGCTATCGCCTCGGCGCCTGCGCTGTTTCAGCGGCGCATAGAAGCGGTACTACAGGGGTTACCCGGGGTGAAAGTTTACCTGGACGACATTATTGTAGCGGAAAAAGCGCAGAATACCACGCTACTACACCAAGTGTTGGAACGACTGCGGGCGAATGGCCTCACGCTGAACAAAGAGAAGTGTCGTTTCCGGGAAAAAGAAGTGGTATTTCTTGGGCACCTAATCGACGCAAGAGGCCTTCACCCCCTGCAGGACAACTTGGAAGCCGTGCTGGCGGCGCCGCCACCGACCTCG AATGTGTCTGATCACACCAGCAAAGACTGCACACTTCAGCAAGTAAAGAATTGGATCCTGCAAGGCTGGCCCAAGTGCCTGGGGGCAGAAGAACAACAGTATCAACCATATTTTGCACGGAG GACCACGCCGACCCAAGAAGAGCAGTCGCCCGCAGAAAGACTCCTGGGATTCCAGCCACGGACCCGCCTAAGCAACTTCTTTGCAAAGGAAAAGGGGCGAAGGAGGCTAGCCGTCAACGGAGTTCCAAgcccagaaaaaaaagagtatgcacCGGGAATGCAGGTTTGGAGTCGACAATATGGTCAGCCAGGTCAAAGGTGGCTTCCAGGAACCGTGACAACAGTTGAAGGTAAACGATTGTTAACTGTCAACACGCCAACGGGGGTGCAGCGTAGGCACCTGGATCAAGTACGAGCCCGCGCCTCATCGACGCCGGTTAAGGAAGAACCCTTCGAGACACCCGTGACCCTGGAGCACTCATCTCCGGAAGGGCCCCTCTCTTCCGCCGGCGACCAGACAACTAGCAGCGACGCCCTGCACGCCGGTCAGTCCGTGCCGGGCGAGCCAGCGTCTGGAGGTGACATCGAGCCGGCAGTTTCAGGGCCAACAGAACCAATCCAAGTCAGACGCTCCACCCGTGCCCGCAAGCCCCTGGATAGGTTCTAG